The Candidatus Tumulicola sp. region GGCTTTAGCGTTCCGTCGTTGCAGTTGCGCGTGCTGGGCGATCGCGAAATTTTCGGAGCGCCGCCCAAGCGCGTCAAAATGCGGGCCATTAAAGAGGGCGTACCCGTCACCCTCGGCGATCTCAAAGTCGGGGACTTCGTCGTCCACGCAGTACACGGCATCGGCCAGTACCTCGGGTTACGCGCAGAGACCGTGCTCGGCGCTACGCAGGATTACCTCGACCTGCGTTACGCCGGCAGCGATCGTATGCTCGTACCGGTGACGCAGATGCATCAAGTCACCAAATATACTGCGGCCGAGGGCCAGCTGCCGCGGCTTTCAAAAATGGGCGGCGCCGATTGGGCGCGGACCAAGACGCGCGTTTCCGAATCGTTAGCGAAAATTGCCGATGGATTGGTCGAACTGTACGCCGAGCGCGAACTTTCCAGCGGCTACCGCTTTGCCGTCGACACGACATGGCAAGTCGAAATGGAAGAAGCGTTTCCGTACGAGTTGACCGTCGATCAACGCTCGGCCATCGAGGCGACCAAACGCGACATGGAAGCCGCCAAACCGATGGACCGGTTGATTTGCGGCGACGTGGGCTACGGTAAAACAGAAGTCGCGATGCGCGCTGCGTTCAAGGCGGTCGCCGACAAGAAGCAAGTGGCGGTGTTGGTGCCGACGACATTACTCGCGGACCAGCATTACCGTACGTTCGGCGCACGTTTCGGCGGATTTCCATTGCGCATCGAAGAGTTATCGCGCTTCAAGACGCGTGCCGAACAGCGCGTTACCATCCGCGATCTGGCACTCGGCAAGGTCGACATCGTGATCGGAACGCACCGGCTCTTGCAGAAGGACGTCGTCTTCGCCGATCTCGGATTGATCGTCGTCGACGAAGAGCAGCGCTTCGGCGTAATGCACAAGGAACGTTTGAAGGAGTATCGCGCCGGCGTCGACGTGCTGACGCTCTCGGCAACGCCGATTCCGCGGACGCTGCATATGGCGCTCCTCGCGGTTCGCGATCTTTCGCTGATTCAAACGCCTCCCAAGAACCGTATGTCGATCAAGACGCTGGTGGTGCCGGCCGGCGATGCGGTGGTTTCGCACGCGATCAATGCCGAGCTCGACCGCGGCGGCCAGATCTATTACCTACACAACCGGATCGAATCGATCTATGCGCTGAAGGCCGCGCTCCAGAAGCTCGTGCCACGCGCGCGCATCGGCATCGGACACGGACAGATGCGCGAATCCGAGCTCGAACCGGTGATGCAGGCGTTTATCGACGGTCAACTCGACGTGCTGCTGGCCACGACGATCATCGAAAATGGGATCGACATTCCCAACGTCAACACGATGGTCGTCAACGATGCCGATCGCTTCGGCCTCGCGCAACTGTACCAGTTGCGCGGGCGCGTCGGCCGTTCGAACCATCAAGCCTACTGCTATTTGCTGTATCAGGGGCACAAGTCGTTGGGCGACGATGCCAAGGCGCGACTCGAAGCGATTCGAGAGTTCACGCATCTGGGTTCGGGCTTGCAGATCGCGATGCGCGACCTCGAGATTCGCGGAGCCGGCAATTTGCTGGGCGCGGCGCAATCCGGATTCATCGCGTCGGTGGGCTTCGAAACGTACTGCGAAATGCTGGCAGAAGCGATCGCCGCTCGTCGCGGCGCGGGGTCCGGCATCGAACAACGCCGTGAGGCCGTGATCGACGTAAAGATCAGCGCTTTTATTCCGAGCGATTACATTCCGCAAGTCTCGCAAAAGATCGGCGTCTACCAGCAACTCGCCAAAGCCCGCAGCGAAGCCGACGTCGACGAGATCGCGGCCGGCGTGCGCGACCGATTCGGCCCGTTCCCCAAGCCGCTCGAACATTTGGTCGAACTAACGAAGTTGCGCGCCGTCGCGCTCGCCAAGCACGTTACGCGCGTTGTGATCGATGAAGAACGATTGACGTTGGGTGTTGGTTCGGGCTTCAGTCTGGCGCCCGAAGCGATCTCGAAATTTCAATCGCTCACGAAGAATCGATTCCGAATCGGCGAGGGCAAAATGACGGTCGATTTGCCGTCGGCCGGCGGAAGCAGGCGGGCGGAGGGCGCGTGGATGCCACTGCTCCGCAGCCTCTTAGAAGCGATGTAGTCTCATGAAATCCACAGATTAGGCGCTCCGAAAGGACCTGGGATATTCCGCTCGAACCGGTCGGTCTTAACGTGGGGCGCTCTGCCCCGCGCTTACTACGCACTGACTTTTCCCTGTGGAGCCGACCATGTCGAAAGCCCAACGCCTTATCGCGGGCATCGCGTCCTTAGTCCTCGCAGCCGGTTTGACGGCTTGCGCGACCGGTGGAGCGGTGGCCACGGTGAACGGCGAAAATATTAGCACTGCCGCATTTCAGGACAAACTCGAAGCGAGCCCAGGCGCGCGCAACACCCTGCAGCAGATGGTGCAGGAAACCCTGATCATGCAGTACGCCAAGAGCAACAATATTAACGTCACCGATCAAGACGTTTCCGTCCGCGAAGACGAGCTGAAAGCCAACTTCCCGAACGGGTCGTGGAGTGAGATGCTGAAGGCCCGCGGTTTGAGCGAGGCCGACGTCCAGCAGGCGTTGCGCGAACAAATCATCCTCGATAAGGCGCTGGCCAAACAAGTAACCATCACGCCGGCCCAAATCAAGACGTACTTCGATAAGAATCACGCTGCGTACGACAAGCCCGAATCGGTGCAAGCGCGCCACATCCTGGTCGCCAACCTCGAAACGGCTCAAAAAGTCGAAGCAGCCCTGAAGTCGGGTCAAGACTTTGCAGCGGTAGCCAAGCAATACTCGGTCGATCCCGGCAGCAAAGACAAGGGTGGCGAACTCGGCACGTTCAAGCGCGGACAAATGGTTCCGGCGTTCGACAAAGTCGCGTTCTCGGCGCCGATCAACCAGATCAGCCCGCCGGTGAAATCGCAGTTCGGCTATCACATCATTCAGGTCGAAGCCCGCACGCCCGCGCAGACCGCTACGCTCGCCAGCGCGACGCCGCGCATCGAAGAAGCGTTGCGTCAGCAGCAGGAAGCACCGCTGATTCAGCCATTCCTGCAGAACCTTCAGCAGAAGGCGCAGATCAAGGTCAACGATCCGCGCTTCGCCGATCTGTTCCCGCCGCCCATGCCGATGCCGGGCGGAACCGGAGCGGCGCCGGCAGCGTCGCCGTCCGGAATGTAACCAACCCGACGTCGCATGTTCGAAAGGCCCCGGCAAATCGCCGGGGCCTTTTTTATGCTGCCACGAAGCGCACGCACGTATGGTGCTGTCGATCGTCGGCCTCGGTCCCGGAGAGTCGCAGTTTCTGAGCGTTGGCGCACTCGAAGCGCTGCGCGCGGCCGCGTGCGCGGCGGTAATCGGTGCGCCCGCCGACCTGCGCGCTTATCTTCGCTCCAACGGTGTAGACCTCGACGGTGATTTGATCCTCGATGAAGCCGGTCTGGCGTCGGGCGCAAGCGCGGCCGTCGCGCAGTTCGCTCATCGCATTTCGGGACTCGACGGCGTTGCGTTGGGCGTACTCGGCCATCCGCTGACCGATTTTGCCGGCCTGCCGGAACTGGTGCGCGAGCTGGAAGCTCGCGGAGATTCCGTCGCGATCGTGTCGGGCATGCCGCGCGCAACGCTCTCCGCCTCGATGTCGATCCCGCTCGTGCCGCTGCCCGCACCGTCCGCGCATTACAGTTGGGACGATCTGGTCGAAGTGATGGCGCGTCTGCGAGCCGGATGCCCGTGGGATCGCGAGCAAACCCACCGCAGTTTGGTACCGTACTTGATCGAAGAAACGTACGAAGTCGTCGAAGCGATCGAAAACGAAGACAATGAGGGCCTGTGCGAAGAGTTGGGCGATTTGCTGTTGCAGATCGTTTTCCACGCACAGCTCGGTGCCGAAACCGCGACGTTTACCGTTGCCGACGTCATCGACGCGTTGGCCAACAAAATGGTACGCCGCCA contains the following coding sequences:
- the mfd gene encoding transcription-repair coupling factor, with amino-acid sequence MSTVLDPTHSYSSARDPIVDALIAAPPVDALIERLTRLRALSGPKPGAYALHETAAAARPALLAAIHRRLGGTLLAVVPTVDVAERAFADLSYYLGQNEPDTIALVRSRDEAVGAIESPSERSARMTLLADLQRGVPRIVLAPIGAVRQYMMPAALFAELRFETRIGDEPGWEAFQQRLYRLGYTRVDVVSAAGEYAVRGGIVDVFAASEPLATRIEFFGDTVDSIRQFDLGSQRTQSSIDRVDIVPWNQIPRDDEYRSRILERFDGPPATRREFETAMQANADVPEAWLSLAFERPETLFDYLPTGSVVAFDEPASIAAIADALDRERTREQHVLLADVESGELPVDESRVGEALLAEIAATHPSLDDLARAAADKATLIVPGAIENAGVTQWLPPVIERFALECRPAEHFNRQIELFSRSVREAVEDHERVAIVTSAVGRTNDLLRAAGVPEGGATVVAGSIEAGFSVPSLQLRVLGDREIFGAPPKRVKMRAIKEGVPVTLGDLKVGDFVVHAVHGIGQYLGLRAETVLGATQDYLDLRYAGSDRMLVPVTQMHQVTKYTAAEGQLPRLSKMGGADWARTKTRVSESLAKIADGLVELYAERELSSGYRFAVDTTWQVEMEEAFPYELTVDQRSAIEATKRDMEAAKPMDRLICGDVGYGKTEVAMRAAFKAVADKKQVAVLVPTTLLADQHYRTFGARFGGFPLRIEELSRFKTRAEQRVTIRDLALGKVDIVIGTHRLLQKDVVFADLGLIVVDEEQRFGVMHKERLKEYRAGVDVLTLSATPIPRTLHMALLAVRDLSLIQTPPKNRMSIKTLVVPAGDAVVSHAINAELDRGGQIYYLHNRIESIYALKAALQKLVPRARIGIGHGQMRESELEPVMQAFIDGQLDVLLATTIIENGIDIPNVNTMVVNDADRFGLAQLYQLRGRVGRSNHQAYCYLLYQGHKSLGDDAKARLEAIREFTHLGSGLQIAMRDLEIRGAGNLLGAAQSGFIASVGFETYCEMLAEAIAARRGAGSGIEQRREAVIDVKISAFIPSDYIPQVSQKIGVYQQLAKARSEADVDEIAAGVRDRFGPFPKPLEHLVELTKLRAVALAKHVTRVVIDEERLTLGVGSGFSLAPEAISKFQSLTKNRFRIGEGKMTVDLPSAGGSRRAEGAWMPLLRSLLEAM
- a CDS encoding peptidylprolyl isomerase — its product is MSKAQRLIAGIASLVLAAGLTACATGGAVATVNGENISTAAFQDKLEASPGARNTLQQMVQETLIMQYAKSNNINVTDQDVSVREDELKANFPNGSWSEMLKARGLSEADVQQALREQIILDKALAKQVTITPAQIKTYFDKNHAAYDKPESVQARHILVANLETAQKVEAALKSGQDFAAVAKQYSVDPGSKDKGGELGTFKRGQMVPAFDKVAFSAPINQISPPVKSQFGYHIIQVEARTPAQTATLASATPRIEEALRQQQEAPLIQPFLQNLQQKAQIKVNDPRFADLFPPPMPMPGGTGAAPAASPSGM
- the mazG gene encoding nucleoside triphosphate pyrophosphohydrolase; translated protein: MVLSIVGLGPGESQFLSVGALEALRAAACAAVIGAPADLRAYLRSNGVDLDGDLILDEAGLASGASAAVAQFAHRISGLDGVALGVLGHPLTDFAGLPELVRELEARGDSVAIVSGMPRATLSASMSIPLVPLPAPSAHYSWDDLVEVMARLRAGCPWDREQTHRSLVPYLIEETYEVVEAIENEDNEGLCEELGDLLLQIVFHAQLGAETATFTVADVIDALANKMVRRHPHVFGDAEIRDVDAQWVNWEKLKALEATGKKRRSRLDGIPRALGALQRGQRMQEKASRVGFDWKSVDGVLDKLDEERRELAVAREEANPDGVREELGDVLFTLVNLARSLGVDAEAAMREANEKFYRRFRFMEEDAARKGRPLAEMSIEELEELWQQAKTQAA